One genomic region from Brassica napus cultivar Da-Ae unplaced genomic scaffold, Da-Ae ScsIHWf_112;HRSCAF=197, whole genome shotgun sequence encodes:
- the LOC125596082 gene encoding amino acid permease 8, producing the protein MSPSPPLTMKSLDTLHNPSAVESGNAAVKNVDDDGREKRTGTFLTASAHIITAVIGSGVLSLAWALAQLGWVAGTMILVIFAIITYYTSTLLADCYRAPDPITGTRNYTYMGVVRAYLGGKKVQLCGLAQYGNLVGVSIGYTITASISLVAIGRANCFHDKGHGAKCTASNYPYMVAFGGLQILLSQIPNFHKLSFLSIIAAVMSFSYASIGIGLAIAKVASGKVGKTTLTGTVIGVDVSASDKVWKAFQAVGDIAFSYAYTTILIEIQDTLRSSPPENKVMKKASLIGVSTTTVFYLLCGCIGYAAFGNLSPGDFLTDFGFYEPFWLVIFANVCIAVHLVGAYQVYVQPFFQFVESKCNKKWPESNFINKEYSLKIPLLGKFRVNFFRLVWRTNYVILTTFIAMIFPFFNSILGLLGALAFWPLTVYFPVAMHIAQTKVKKYSGRWLALNLLVLVCLIVSALAAVGSIVGLINNVKKYKPFESID; encoded by the exons ATGTCTCCTTCTCCCCCTCTTACAATGAAATCCTTGGACACACTCCACAATCCCTCGGCGGTTGAGTCCGGTAACGCCGCTGTGAAGAACGTCGACGATGATGGTCGAGAGAAGAGAACGGGGACGTTTCTGACGGCGAGTGCGCACATTATCACGGCGGTGATAGGCTCAGGAGTGTTGTCTTTGGCTTGGGCATTAGCACAGCTTGGTTGGGTGGCTGGAACCATGATTTTGGTGATTTTCGCCATCATCACTTACTACACGTCTACTTTGCTCGCCGATTGCTACAGAGCGCCGGACCCCATCACCGGAACACGCAACTACacgtacatgggcgtcgttcgAGCTTACCTTG GTGGTAAAAAGGTGCAGCTATGTGGACTAGCACAGTACGGAAACCTCGTTGGGGTCTCTATTGGTTACACCATCACTGCCTCCATAAGCTTAGT AGCGATTGGGAGAGCAAATTGTTTTCATGACAAGGGACATGGTGCGAAATGTACCGCATCGAATTATCCATACATGGTGGCATTTGGCGGCCTCCAGATTCTTCTAAGTCAGATTCCTAATTTTCACAAGCTATCTTTCCTCTCAATCATTGCCGCGGTTATGTCCTTCTCTTATGCATCTATTGGTATCGGTCTGGCCATCGCCAAAGTGGCAA GTGGGAAGGTTGGTAAGACAACACTGACAGGTACGGTGATAGGAGTGGACGTATCTGCGTCTGATAAAGTGTGGAAAGCGTTTCAAGCGGTTGGGGATATTGCGTTTTCGTACGCTTACACCACTATTCTCATTGAGATACAG GACACATTGAGATCAAGCCCACCAGAGAACAAAGTGATGAAGAAAGCAAGTCTTATTGGAGTCTCAACCACAACTGTTTTCTACCTCTTATGTGGTTGCATTGGGTATGCTGCATTCGGAAACTTATCCCCTGGTGACTTCCTTACCGACTTTGGGTTTTACGAACCTTTCTGGCTCGTCATTTTCGCCAATGTTTGCATTGCTGTCCATTTAGTAGGTGCCTATCAG GTATATGTTCAGCCTTTTTTCCAGTTTGTTGAGAGCAAATGTAACAAAAAGTGGCCTGAAAGCAATTTCATCAACAAAGAATACTCGTTGAAGATACCATTGCTCGGAAAATTTCGTGTCAACTTCTTCAGGCTGGTGTGGAGGACAAACTATGTGATTTTGACAACATTTATTGCAATGATATTCCCCTTCTTCAACTCCATCTTGGGTTTGCTTGGGGCACTTGCGTTCTGGCCGTTAACAGTTTATTTTCCTGTGGCAATGCACATTGCTCAGACAAAGGTTAAGAAGTATTCGGGTAGATGGTTGGCGCTGAACCTCCTCGTGCTGGTTTGCTTGATTGTCTCCGCCCTAGCTGCTGTGGGATCCATTGTTGGCCTAATCAATAATGTCAAGAAATACAAGCCTTTCGAGAGTATAGACTAA
- the LOC125596083 gene encoding uncharacterized protein LOC125596083, with amino-acid sequence MDPCPFIRLTINNLALKAPQAAKTSSSVVHPSPSTSFCKIKLKNFPPQTAAIPYIPLEATQFPEIQTLAATFHLSSSDVARLSSRSIFASKPCLKIFIYTGRAGGACGVNPGRHVAEVSVPLDLAGAQGKQCVFHNGWISVGKGAGKESSFHLNVKAEPDPRFVFQFEGEPECSPQVVQIQGSIRQPVFTCKFSCRNTGDRTMRSRSLPPETSVPRSWLNSFGSERERPGKERKGWSITVHDLSGSPVAMASIVTPFVASPGSDRVSRSNPGSWLILRPGDGTWKPWGRLEAWRERGGATDGLGYRFELIPDGSSGAGIVLTESSISSHRGGKFSIELGSSPTAGSVSRTRRRSGGSSGGTSPASSPRGGSGDYGYGLWLGSGYKGFVMSASVEGEGKCSKPCVEVSVQHVSCMEDAAAYVALSAAIDLSMDACRLFNQRMRKELCSESSLG; translated from the exons ATGGATCCTTGTCCTTTCATCCGCCTCACGATCAACAACCTAGCTCTGAAGGCTCCTCAAGCGGCGAAGACGTCGAGCTCCGTCGTGCACCCCTCTCCATCCACCTCTTTCTGCAAAATCAAACTCAAAAACTTCCCGCCGCAGACCGCAGCCATCCCCTACATTCCCTTGGAAGCCACGCAGTTCCCGGAGATCCAAACCCTAGCCGCCACGTTCCACCTCAGCAGCTCCGACGTCGCCCGCTTATCCTCCAGATCCATCTTCGCCTCCAAGCCGTGCCTCAAGATCTTCATCTACACGGGAAGAGCCGGAGGAGCGTGCGGCGTGAATCCCGGCCGTCACGTGGCGGAAGTCTCCGTGCCGCTGGATCTAGCCGGCGCGCAGGGGAAGCAGTGCGTGTTCCATAACGGGTGGATATCGGTGGGGAAAGGGGCGGGGAAAGAGTCGTCGTTTCATCTGAATGTGAAGGCGGAGCCTGATCCTAGGTTCGTGTTTCAGTTCGAGGGGGAGCCTGAGTGTAGTCCTCAGGTGGTTCAGATTCAAGGGAGTATCAGACAACCGGTTTTCACTTGCAAATTTAGTTGTCGGAACACCGGCGATCGTACGATGAGATCGAG ATCGTTGCCGCCGGAGACGAGCGTTCCACGGAGCTGGTTAAACTCGTTCGGGAGCGAGAGAGAACGTCCCGGGAAAGAGCGAAAAGGATGGTCCATAACGGTCCATGATTTGTCAGGTTCTCCAGTGGCTATGGCGTCTATTGTTACCCCCTTCGTGGCATCTCCTGGAAGTGACCGTGTCAGCCGGTCAAACCCCGGTTCTTGGCTCATCCTCCGTCCCGGGGACGGCACGTGGAAGCCGTGGGGGAGACTAGAGGCGTGGAGGGAACGAGGTGGAGCCACCGACGGGCTCGGCTACAGGTTCGAGCTCATCCCAGACGGATCAAGCGGCGCGGGAATCGTGCTCACGGAGTCGAGTATTAGTTCCCACAGAGGTGGCAAGTTCTCGATCGAGCTGGGGTCGTCGCCAACAGCGGGTAGCGTGAGCAGAACGAGAAGACGCAGCGGTGGAAGCAGCGGAGGTACGTCGCCGGCGAGTAGTCCGAGAGGAGGGAGCGGGGACTATGGATACGGGCTGTGGTTGGGGAGTGGGTATAAAGGGTTTGTGATGTCAGCGAGTGTGGAAGGTGAAGGGAAATGTAGTAAGCCGTGTGTGGAGGTTAGTGTGCAGCACGTTAGCTGCATGGAGGATGCAGCTGCTTACGTGGCGCTTTCTGCAGCGATTGATCTGAGTATGGATGCTTGCAGGTTGTTTAATCAGCGGATGAGGAAAGAGCTTTGCAGTGAGTCGTCACTCGgctga
- the LOC125596080 gene encoding ergosterol biosynthetic protein 28: MKALGYWLMVVGSLRLAAVWFGFFNIWALRLAVFSQTTMSEVHGRTFGVWTLLTCTLCFLCAFNPENKPLYLATFLSFIYALGHFLTEYLFYHTMTVANLSTVAFFAGTSIVWMLWEWNSLEQPHSKLS, encoded by the exons ATGAAGGCGTTAGGGTATTGGTTAATGGTGGTTGGTTCGCTGAGGTTAGCtgcggtttggttcggtttcttCAACATTTGGGCTCTTCGTCTCGCCGTCTTCTCTCAGACCACCA TGAGTGAAGTACATGGACGTACGTTCGGAGTATGGACACTCTTGACATGCACTCTCTGCTTTCTTTGTGCATTCAACCCCGAAAATAAACCGTTATACTTGGCTACCTTTCTCTCATTCATCTACGCCTTAGGCCATTTCCTGACTGAGTACCTCTTCTACCATACAATGACCGTCGCCAATCTCTCAACCGTGGCCTTCTTCGCAG GCACGTCGATTGTGTGGATGCTCTGGGAGTGGAATTCCCTTGAACAACCGCACTCCAAACTTtcttga
- the LOC106351170 gene encoding amino acid permease 8-like, which yields MKSFDAVHNPSAVESADANVDDDGREKRTGTLMTASAHIITAVIGSGVLSLAWAIAQLGWVAGTLILVTFAVVNYYTSTMLADCYRSDAGARNYTYMDVVRSYLGGRKVQLCGLAQYGCLVGVTIGYTITASISLVAIWKATCFHKKGHGAKCSIPNYPFMVAFGVVEIFLSQLPNFHKLSFLSIIAAIMSFSYASIGIGLAISVVASGKVGKTSVTGTVVGVDVTASDKIWKAFQATGDIAFSYSFSTILVEIQDTLRSSPPENKVMKKATLAGVSTTTVFYILCGCMGYAAFGNRAPGDFLTDFGFYEPYWLINFANACIVLHLIAAYQVFAQPIFQLVENKCNKAWPENNFINKEHSINIPFLGKWRINFFRLVWRTAYVILTTFVAVIFPFFNSILGLIGATAFWPLTVYFPVEMHISQRKVKKYSMKWNALKLLISVCLIVSLLAAIGSIVGLINSVKAYKPFHS from the exons ATGAAAAGCTTTGACGCGGTGCATAATCCCTCTGCGGTGGAATCCGCTGACGCCAACGTCGACGATGATGGTCGGGAGAAGAGAACGGGGACGTTGATGACGGCGAGTGCGCACATAATCACGGCTGTGATAGGTTCCGGAGTGTTGTCGTTGGCTTGGGCTATAGCACAACTTGGTTGGGTGGCAGGAACATTGATTCTTGTAACTTTTGCCGTCGTCAATTACTACACATCCACTATGCTCGCCGATTGTTATAGATCGGACGCCGGAGCTCGCAACTATACGTACATGGACGTCGTTCGATCTTACCTTG GTGGTAGGAAAGTGCAGTTATGTGGACTGGCACAATACGGGTGTCTCGTAGGGGTCACTATTGGTTACACCATCACTGCATCTATAAGTTTAGT AGCGATTTGGAAAGCAACTTGTTTTCATAAAAAAGGACATGGTGCGAAATGCTCCATCCCAAATTATCCATTCATGGTGGCCTTCGGGGTCGTGGAAATTTTTCTTAGTCAGCTTCCTAATTTTCACAAGCTCTCTTTTCTCTCCATTATCGCCGCCATTATGTCATTCTCTTATGCGTCTATCGGAATTGGTTTAGCCATTTCCGTTGTGGCAA GTGGAAAGGTTGGTAAGACGAGTGTGACGGGCACGGTGGTTGGAGTGGACGTGACCGCATCTGACAAAATATGGAAGGCGTTTCAAGCAACTGGAGACATTGCATTTTCATACTCTTTTTCCACTATTCTCGTTGAGATTCAG GATACATTGAGATCAAGCCCACCAGAAAACAAAGTCATGAAAAAAGCAACACTTGCCGGAGTCTCAACTACAACTGTTTTCTACATCTTATGTGGCTGCATGGGATATGCTGCATTTGGAAACCGAGCCCCCGGAGACTTCCTTACTGACTTTGGTTTTTATGAACCTTACTGGCTCATCAATTTTGCCAATGCTTGCATCGTCCTCCACCTAATTGCAGCCTATCAG GTGTTTGCACAACCAATTTTCCAACTTGTTGAGAACAAATGCAACAAAGCATGGCCAGAAAACAATTTCATCAACAAAGAACATTCGATAAACATACCATTCCTCGGAAAATGGCGCATCAACTTCTTCAGACTGGTGTGGAGGACAGCATATGTGATTTTGACAACATTTGTTGCAGTGATATTCCCCTTCTTCAACTCGATCTTGGGCCTTATCGGAGCAACAGCATTCTGGCCGCTAACAGTTTACTTCCCAGTGGAGATGCACATCTCGCAGAGAAAGGTTAAGAAGTATTCTATGAAATGGAATGCGTTGAAACTCCTTATATCggtttgtttgattgtttcgCTCCTAGCTGCAATAGGATCCATTGTCGGCTTGATAAATAGTGTCAAGGCATACAAGCCTTTCCATAGTTAA